The Branchiostoma floridae strain S238N-H82 chromosome 3, Bfl_VNyyK, whole genome shotgun sequence genomic sequence ACCTCCTGAAATACTTGTTAAATCATTTGAAAAAATCTCGTGTGTATTCTTTGGCTTTTTATACCTTTGCCAAGACGTTAGCGTCTGTATATATGACATATTGTGCTATGTGGATGAACAGCATAAGTCAAGAAACTATAGATGGATTGACATACAATTTGGCATGTGTTTATGCCTTGTCCTATTGAAAAacgtgattagattttgggaccCCTAGTGGCCTATATAGTTGCTGCAGCAATACTTTCGTTTTTTATGTCTCATTCAACCGTAACGAACACCAAGTAAGATCATGTACCTGTTGCACGACTTTGGATTGTATGACCACAGGTCAAAGAGTGGCTCTTAAACTAGTTAAAGCCTGCGAAAGTCCCATCCTCATCTGTCGGAAAGTCCCAAGTATAAAGTAGTACATCTTAGACTCCTGTTCAGACGTGCCAGAGGTGGCCTTTCCCCCTTACCCTTAGAAGTGCACAGAGACAGACTAGCTGACGTACTCCTGGAGTTCAGACGTGCTTCTTGAAGCTGTCTGTAATGATCGGCTATCGATAGTGTGCACCAAGACAACGATCTGCTGTCAATATTTTCCAGCTGTATTTTCTATAATCGATCGACTACAACTATGGACCTCATGCAGGTAATACCTTTTTGTTTGACGAGTTAGAAATAAGGAGGAGGCTCTTTTCAACTGTTTCAAAATGGCCAAAATCGGACCAGTACACGATCGAATCTGACACTACCACCCCTTCCTCCCATGGACTGCTACCAGCTGGCTTTAACTGCCGTTTACTGACAAGGGCAGGCAAACGGCCGTCAGTGGTCTTTTCCTGGTTTCAATTCTGCAGACACTGGATGATTTGTAATGATCAGTGGAAAATCTAATAGATATTTGGGCGACTTACATTGCGGAACTTGCAGAACGCCGCACCATGACCGGTGCATGGTGGGGCTTTCCATGATGACCAGTGGGAACCCCCGGCTATTCCATATTCCAGTTAGGGGGGCCAGCatttcaatattcaaatataaGTCACGGCTGTGCGAAACTTCTTTTAAAGACCATTTTTTGTCCACAGGTTATATTGCTGCTAGTTGCATCTGTGACTGTGTTGTCTGGTATCATCGAAGGTAAGACAAGGTGCAGATCCACAATGAAGAGAAGTGACCCGGGTCCGGGCGGCTATAGAGTCTTCAACCGGAAACAGCTGGCTATCATCACACCCCTGCTCAACCTACGAGAGCCGAAGCGAAACCTTAACAAGAGTCTGAACAAAAGGTGATCTTTTTATGTAGTCCATCCTTTCATCCAGCCGCCCATCCATCAtcccatctatctatctatctatctgcgCACGGTGTACATTCTCAAAAACATTTCACCAGCATTTATACTTCCTTGTCTACTATCGTTACTAAAACAACTTTATTGTATGATCTTGTATCATGGATGATACGTAACTATCATACTTTTGTTTTGGGATCAGGACTGACGCCCCCTTCCGGATGGTCACTGACTGCAACCGTGACAGGATCCCAAGAGACATCCTCGTCGCTCGTTGTCGAGAAGAAGCGTGTGACGATGATGCCAGCTGGGTAAAGGGCAACACTTACGCATCAAAGCTGGTGGTTTGGAAAGTTCGGGTCAACGGCAAGCTGCAGTACCACGCCCAGCGGGAGAAGGTCCCAGTAGCGTGCACGTGCATGAGACCACTCGTCGCGGGTCCGGGGTAAACTGATATTGATAATCTCCCCtttttattctccaagcaaaggtttcGGTGTAGCAGTGGCCGGGAAGGGGAGGCAGCCGAATAAAGTCACGACCACTACTATCCCCCTCGACCATAACCTCTGCTCGGGGAATCCCCAcccctttgttttgttttgtgggATTTATGTGACCCTTGGTCTTATCATTGGAATATGTTGCACGATGCACGAtggaaaagtatgatttaatcgacaacagaacaaacaaaattttctaCATCCCTTATAAATTTTATTAACacatctgtcaaatctttgctCGTTCAGCAGTCACAGCGCCAAGTGAAAAGGAattacaagtttgtttgtttttgattttgCAGAGATCGTAACTAcgatattttatatatatatattgcatttGGTCTTACATTTTTATTCGGTATTATATTTGTGATTTGTGCATTTCAAGATCATCCACACAGAGAACTAAAGTTGTCTACTTCTCGCGAAAATATTTATCCATGAATCTCAATAAATATAGAAAAAAGGAATGTGAATGGAGCCAACAAAAGATTCAAGATATCTAAGTAACAATATCCGAAAAATATAGTTATGACCGAAGATAACTCGTATGTATACTAAATACATTTGCAGCGTTACCTTTGTTGTGATCAGATTTAATAATGTTGATAGCGCTTGgtcatttgtgcattttttt encodes the following:
- the LOC118411547 gene encoding uncharacterized protein LOC118411547 isoform X1, producing the protein MDLMQVILLLVASVTVLSGIIEGKTRCRSTMKRSDPGPGGYRVFNRKQLAIITPLLNLREPKRNLNKSLNKRTDAPFRMVTDCNRDRIPRDILVARCREEACDDDASWVKGNTYASKLVVWKVRVNGKLQYHAQREKVPVACTCMRPLVAGPG
- the LOC118411547 gene encoding uncharacterized protein LOC118411547 isoform X2; protein product: MKRSDPGPGGYRVFNRKQLAIITPLLNLREPKRNLNKSLNKRTDAPFRMVTDCNRDRIPRDILVARCREEACDDDASWVKGNTYASKLVVWKVRVNGKLQYHAQREKVPVACTCMRPLVAGPG